In a genomic window of Gossypium arboreum isolate Shixiya-1 chromosome 7, ASM2569848v2, whole genome shotgun sequence:
- the LOC108463000 gene encoding probable E3 ubiquitin-protein ligase RHB1A gives MGGCCCSSRKPLLHGTPVYYYCPPALEENESVTPHDGSASAMAARFLVNLDLEVPDTFRPPPAPLPYDVVLGCPQSTDSESFRETLSRGSFETLPTCEDLEESDCKTQSGLLLSPRKSEVSKLTESKESMAEEEDACPICLEEYGTEIPKLITKCEHHFHLSCILEWMERSDTCPICDQEMKLNQTFDQ, from the exons ATGGGAGGCTGCTGCTGTTCTTCCAGGAAACCTCTTCTGCATGGGACACCTGTGTATTACTAT TGTCCACCAGCTTTGGAAGAGAATGAGTCTGTAACACCTCATGATGGATCAGCCTCTGCAATGGCTGCAAGATTCCTGGTTAATTTGGATTTAGAAGTACCTGACACCTTTAGACCACCTCCTGCACCATTGCCATATGATGTGGTCTTGGGATGTCCACAATCAACCGATTCGGAGTCCTTCAGAGAAACTCTTAGTAGAGGTAGTTTCGAGACTCTGCCAACATGTGAAGATCTTGAGGAATCAGACTGTAAAACACAGTCTGGTTTGCTTCTTTCGCCAAGGAAATCAGAAGTCTCAAAATTAACCGAGTCTAAGGAATCAATGGCAGAAGAAGAGGATGCTTGTCCTATTTGTCTTGAAG AGTATGGCACAGAGATTCCAAAACTTATCACTAAATGTGAACACCATTTTCATCTCTCATGCATTTTGGAGTGGATGGAAAGAAGTGACACCTGCCCTATCTGCGATCAG GAAATGAAATTAAACCAGACTTTTGATCAATGA